Proteins from a genomic interval of Equus quagga isolate Etosha38 chromosome 11, UCLA_HA_Equagga_1.0, whole genome shotgun sequence:
- the RNF112 gene encoding RING finger protein 112 gives MPRSALSVISFCHRLGKQERKRSFMGNSSNSWSRTPFPKLELGLGPRPTAPRELPACSICLERLREPVSLDCGHDFCTRCFSTHRVPGCEPPCCPECRKICKQKKGLRSLGEKMKLLPQKSLPPVLQETCAVRAEPLLLVRINASGGLILRMGAINRCLKHPLARDTPVCLLAVLGEQHSGKTFLLNHLLRGLPGLESGESGWPRGGGSLQGFRWGANSLTRGIWMWSHPFLLGKEGRKVAVFLVDTGDAMSPELSRETRTKLCALTTMLSSYQILNTSQELKDTDLDYLEMFVHVAEVMGRHYGMVPIQHLDLLVRDSSHANKAGQGHVGDIIQKSSRKYPKVQELLQGRRARCYLLPAPGRRWASRAHGNPEGGISSSDTDDDSHHLRAYVLDVLSAAPQHAKSRCQGYWSEGRPVARGDRRLLTGQQLAQEIKNLSGWMGRTGPGFTSPDEMAAQLHDLRTVEAAKKEFEEYVRQQDMATKRIFSALRVLPDTMRNLLSTQKDAILARHGVALLCKEREQALEALEAELQAEAKIFMDSYTMRFCGHLAAVGGAVGAGLMGLAGGVVGAGMAAAALAAEAGMVAAGAAVGATGAAVVGGGVGAGLAATVGCMEKEEDERVQEGDREPLLQEE, from the exons aTGCCGAGGTCCGCCTTGTCAGTCATTTCCTTTTGTCACCGGCTTGGCAAACAG GAGAGAAAACGGAGCTTCATGGGAAACAGCAGCAACAGTTG GTCCCGCACGCCATTCCCCAAGTtggagctgggcctggggcccCGGCCCACAGCCCCCCGGGAGCTTCCTGCCTGCTCCATCTGCCTGGAGAGGCTACGCGAGCCCGTCTCGCTGGATTGCGGCCACGACTTCTGCACGCGGTGCTTCAGCACACACCGCGTCCCGGGCTGCGAGCCACCCTGCTGCCCCGAGTGCCGGAAGATATGCAAGCAGAAGAAGGGCCTCCGGAGTCTGGGGGAGAAGATGAAGCTCCTGCCGCAGAAGTCCCTGCCCCCCGTGCTCCAG GAGACCTGTGCCGTGAGGGCAGAACCGCTGCTGCTGGTGCGAATCAATGCCTCCGGAGGCCTCATCCTGAGGATGGGGGCCATCAACCGCTGCCTGAAGCACCCCCTGGCCCGGGACACCCCCGTCTGCCTCCTTGCTGTCCTGGGGGAGCAGCACTCAGGGAAGACTTTCCTCCTCAACCACTTGCTGCGGGGCCTGCCGGGCCTG GAGTCCGGCGAGAGCGGCTGGCCGAGAGGAGGGGGGTCCCTCCAGGGGTTCAGGTGGGGTGCCAATAGCCTCACCAGGGGCATATGGATGTGGAGCCACCCCTTCCTGCTGgggaaagaggggaggaag GTGGCTGTGTTCCTGGTAGACACGGGAGATGCCATGAGCCCTGAACTCAGCAGAGAAACAAGGACCAAGCTGTGTGCCCTCACCACGATGCTGAGCTCCTACCAG ATCCTCAACACCTCCCAGGAGCTGAAGGATACAGACCTGGACTATCTGGAG ATGTTTGTCCATGTGGCTGAGGTGATGGGCAGGCATTATGGAATGGTGCCAATCCAG CACCTGGATCTCTTAGTTCGTGACTCATCCCACGCCAACAAGGCAGGGCAGGGGCATGTGGGTGACATCATCCAG AAGTCATCCAGGAAATACCCTAAGGTTCAGGAGCTGCTCCAAGGGAGGCGAGCCCGCTGTTACCTCCTGCCTGCTCCAGGGAGGCGGTGGGCAAGCAGAGCCCACGGAAACCCGGAAG GAGGAATCTCTTCCTCAGACACAGATGACGATTCCCACCACCTCCGTGCCTATGTCTTGGATGTGCTGAGTGCCGCCCCCCAGCATGCCAAGAGCCGCTGCCAGGGGTATTGGAGCGAGGGGCGCCCCGTGGCCAGGGGCGACAGACGCCTGCTCAcagggcagcagttagctcaggaaaTCAAG AACCTCTCCGGCTGGATGGGGAGGACGGGGCCAGGGTTCACCTCTCCGGACGAG ATGGCCGCCCAGCTGCACGACCTGAGGACCGTGGAAGCTGCCAAAAAGGAGTTTGAGGAATACGTGCGGCAGCAG GATATGGCCACCAAACGCATATTCTCCGCACTCCGGGTCCTGCCCGACACCATGCGGAACCTTCTCTCCACCCAGAAGGATGCCATCCTGGCTCGCCACGGTGTGGCCTTGCTGtgcaaggagagagagcaggccTTAGAGGCCCTGGAGGCTGAGCTGCAGGCCGAGGCCAAGATCTTCATGGACTCCTACACCATGCGCTTCTGTGGCCACCTGGCTGCTGTGGGGGGCGCCGTGGGGGCTGGGCTCATGGGCCTGGCGGGGGGCGTGGTGGGCGCAGGCATGGCGGCAGCGGCACTGGCTGCAGAGGCTGGGATGGTGGCAGCTGGAGCTGCAGTGGGGGCCACGGGGGCTGCTGTGGTTGGGGGTGGTGTGGGTGCTGGTTTGGCTGCTACCGTGGGCTgcatggagaaggaagaggatgagaGGGTGCAAGAAGGGGACCGAGAGCCCCTGCTCCAGGAGGAGTAA